One segment of Nitrospinota bacterium DNA contains the following:
- the lon gene encoding endopeptidase La, with amino-acid sequence MSSEMLKEPSKIDIPYQLSILPLRDTVVYPFIIVPLQVSRPKSVRLIDDAMIGDKIIGLFAQRDSKTDDPDLKDIYQFGTAARIIKKLRMPDDSIQIFVQGIERIRIKNFLTKDPYFKAEIEEVKYQEESDIEALALVKNVTSLFEKLISISPHLPKDLAVLAMNIEEPDKLSDLIAANLGIKLEENQEILETISPKERLKKLTAILNRELEILELSSKIQSEVKTDMDKTHKEYFLRQQLKAIQKELGEEDEKTVEINELKAKIKEAKMPKNVEEVATKEVERLSLMHPSASEYSVARTYIDWLVNLPWSKSTTDNLDIDQASKILDEDHYDLEKVKERILEYLAVHKLKKDMKGTILCFVGPPGVGKTSLGKSIARSIGRKFIRISLGGVRDEAEIRGHRRTYVGALPGRVIQGIKNVGSNNPLFMIDEIDKIGTDFRGDPSSALLEVLDPEQNNSFSDHYLDVPFDLSKVIFIATANILDPIPPALKDRMEVLHLPGYTEEEKIKIAKKYLIPKQIKENGLRKRQITFEDKAISRIITEYTREAGLRNLEREIGSICRKVAKMVAGGKKKPLKITPMKIPAYLGPIKFFSEVAEMKDDIGTATGLAWTPSGGEILFIEATKMKGKKGLVLTGQLGDVMKESAQAALSYIRSKAKLLKIDEDFFNKYDIHIHIPSGAIPKDGPSAGITMTTALASLLSERPVKHNIAMTGEITLRGKVLPVGGVKEKVLAAKRAGINQIILPKKNKRDIQEIPKNVLKGLSFRFVDNMDSVLKIALVNERNGKSKTKRK; translated from the coding sequence ATGAGTTCTGAAATGTTAAAAGAACCTTCTAAAATTGATATACCTTATCAACTTTCTATTCTTCCCTTAAGAGATACGGTTGTGTATCCCTTTATTATTGTCCCTTTACAAGTCAGTCGACCAAAAAGTGTCCGGCTTATTGATGATGCAATGATTGGGGATAAGATTATTGGTCTTTTTGCCCAAAGGGATAGCAAGACAGATGATCCTGATCTCAAAGATATCTATCAATTTGGCACGGCTGCTCGAATCATAAAAAAATTAAGGATGCCTGATGACAGTATTCAGATTTTTGTTCAGGGAATAGAGAGGATAAGAATCAAAAATTTTTTGACGAAAGACCCTTATTTCAAGGCAGAGATTGAAGAGGTCAAATATCAAGAAGAGAGCGATATAGAAGCATTGGCCTTGGTTAAGAATGTTACCAGCCTATTTGAAAAACTAATATCCATATCTCCCCATTTACCAAAGGACCTGGCTGTATTGGCGATGAACATTGAAGAACCAGATAAACTCTCTGATTTGATTGCAGCTAATCTCGGCATAAAATTGGAAGAAAACCAGGAAATTCTTGAGACCATCAGCCCTAAAGAACGCTTAAAAAAATTAACAGCCATCCTTAATCGTGAATTAGAAATACTGGAGTTAAGCTCAAAGATTCAATCTGAAGTTAAAACAGATATGGACAAGACCCACAAGGAGTATTTTTTGAGGCAACAACTCAAGGCTATACAGAAGGAACTGGGAGAAGAGGATGAAAAAACCGTAGAGATCAATGAACTCAAAGCAAAAATCAAAGAGGCTAAGATGCCAAAAAATGTTGAGGAAGTAGCAACAAAAGAGGTGGAACGCCTGTCATTAATGCATCCCTCTGCCTCGGAGTATAGTGTTGCAAGAACCTATATCGATTGGCTGGTTAATCTTCCTTGGTCAAAAAGCACAACAGATAATCTTGATATCGATCAGGCATCAAAAATTTTAGACGAAGACCACTATGATTTAGAAAAGGTGAAGGAAAGAATTCTTGAATATCTTGCTGTCCATAAACTGAAAAAGGATATGAAGGGCACCATATTGTGTTTTGTTGGACCTCCTGGTGTAGGGAAGACTTCTCTGGGGAAATCTATTGCGAGGTCCATTGGAAGAAAGTTTATCAGAATATCTCTTGGCGGAGTTAGAGACGAAGCAGAGATAAGAGGACACAGGAGAACATATGTAGGAGCCCTTCCGGGGAGAGTCATCCAAGGGATTAAGAATGTCGGCTCAAATAATCCGCTTTTTATGATTGATGAGATAGATAAGATAGGAACTGACTTCAGAGGAGACCCCTCTTCTGCCCTTCTCGAAGTTCTGGACCCTGAGCAAAATAATTCTTTCAGCGACCATTATCTGGATGTCCCCTTTGATCTATCAAAAGTCATATTCATTGCGACGGCCAATATCCTGGACCCCATCCCCCCTGCATTAAAAGACAGAATGGAGGTTCTCCATCTTCCAGGTTATACGGAAGAGGAAAAAATTAAGATAGCCAAAAAATATCTCATACCAAAACAGATAAAAGAAAATGGGCTGAGAAAGAGACAAATCACCTTTGAAGATAAGGCAATATCAAGAATCATCACTGAATATACTCGAGAGGCAGGATTGAGAAATCTTGAAAGAGAAATAGGTTCCATATGCCGGAAAGTTGCCAAGATGGTTGCAGGAGGGAAAAAGAAACCTTTGAAAATAACGCCAATGAAAATCCCCGCATACCTGGGACCTATAAAATTTTTCTCTGAGGTGGCAGAGATGAAGGATGATATAGGAACAGCAACAGGTCTGGCATGGACTCCGAGCGGGGGTGAAATATTGTTCATCGAAGCCACCAAGATGAAGGGGAAAAAGGGTCTGGTTCTCACCGGTCAGTTAGGAGATGTGATGAAAGAATCTGCTCAAGCAGCTCTGAGCTATATCCGTTCCAAGGCTAAACTATTAAAAATAGACGAAGATTTTTTCAATAAATATGACATCCATATCCACATTCCTTCCGGTGCCATCCCAAAAGATGGTCCATCAGCCGGTATCACCATGACAACAGCTCTCGCCTCACTTTTAAGCGAAAGGCCTGTTAAACACAACATTGCTATGACAGGGGAGATCACCCTCAGGGGAAAAGTCCTTCCTGTTGGCGGGGTAAAAGAAAAAGTATTAGCAGCAAAGAGAGCCGGAATCAATCAAATCATCCTTCCCAAAAAGAATAAAAGGGATATTCAAGAAATCCCGAAGAATGTATTAAAAGGGCTGAGTTTTCGGTTTGTTGACAATATGGATTCTGTCTTGAAAATTGCCCTTGTGAATGAAAGGAATGGAAAGTCGAAAACGAAACGGAAATAA
- a CDS encoding corrinoid protein: MDYNLLSMAVEKGDGVEVERLTRNGIEEGLDVCDILDKGLMLGFHRVGERFKKQEAFIPEVLIAAKAIHAGLNLIRPLLKKKNIKPLGTFIIGTVLGDMHDIGQTIVAMMMENSGFKVVNLGVNVPPSRFIQTLKKEEGDIVGLSALLTTTMVNQRLTIEEIKKAGIRERVKIMIGGAPVNQAWADEIGADAYAEDATTAVEKAKELLK; the protein is encoded by the coding sequence ATGGATTATAATCTTTTGTCTATGGCTGTAGAGAAGGGAGATGGAGTTGAGGTAGAAAGATTAACCAGGAACGGAATTGAAGAAGGGTTGGACGTTTGCGACATCCTTGATAAAGGACTGATGCTGGGTTTTCATAGGGTAGGAGAAAGATTCAAAAAACAAGAGGCATTTATTCCCGAGGTATTAATCGCAGCCAAGGCCATTCATGCTGGTCTCAATCTCATAAGACCCCTCCTAAAGAAAAAAAATATAAAACCCCTAGGGACTTTTATTATAGGTACGGTTCTGGGGGATATGCATGATATTGGACAGACCATCGTGGCGATGATGATGGAAAATTCTGGATTTAAGGTTGTTAACCTTGGTGTAAATGTTCCTCCTTCAAGATTTATCCAGACTTTAAAAAAAGAAGAGGGGGATATCGTAGGGCTTTCAGCCCTCTTGACCACCACTATGGTTAACCAGAGATTGACCATTGAGGAGATAAAAAAGGCAGGGATAAGGGAGAGGGTAAAGATCATGATAGGAGGAGCGCCTGTAAATCAAGCGTGGGCTGATGAGATAGGTGCAGATGCTTACGCTGAGGATGCAACGACTGCCGTTGAAAAGGCAAAAGAACTACTAAAATAA
- the folD gene encoding bifunctional methylenetetrahydrofolate dehydrogenase/methenyltetrahydrofolate cyclohydrolase FolD has translation MSAKIIDGNKIADEIRGEIKKEVESLKSQNNITPGLAAVLVGDNPASQVYVRMKRKACKEIGIFSEEYNLPANTKEEELLELINKLNKSTQINGILVQLPLPEQINEVKILNSVLPEKDVDGFHPINVGKMLLGEPVFLPCTPFGVQQMLLRSGYDPRGRHVVIVGRSNIVGKPLAAILMQKKEGADATVTICHSRTKDISKHTREAEILIAAIGRAKAITAGMVSKGVVVIDVGVNRVDDPTSEKGYRLVGDVDFDEVSKVAEAISPVPGGVGPMTITMLLNNTVKAAKIQNNL, from the coding sequence TTGTCAGCGAAAATCATAGATGGTAATAAGATTGCGGATGAGATCAGAGGGGAGATTAAAAAAGAGGTAGAGAGTTTAAAGTCTCAAAATAATATTACACCAGGCTTGGCAGCAGTTTTGGTAGGAGATAACCCTGCCTCGCAGGTCTATGTGAGGATGAAAAGAAAGGCATGTAAAGAGATTGGTATATTTTCAGAAGAATATAATCTTCCTGCGAATACCAAGGAAGAAGAGCTTTTAGAATTGATAAATAAATTAAACAAAAGCACTCAGATTAATGGAATCCTTGTTCAGCTTCCCCTCCCTGAACAGATCAATGAGGTTAAGATATTGAACAGCGTGCTTCCAGAAAAAGATGTCGATGGCTTCCATCCTATAAATGTTGGAAAGATGCTTTTAGGGGAACCTGTATTCTTGCCTTGCACGCCTTTTGGTGTTCAGCAGATGCTTCTAAGAAGTGGTTATGATCCTAGGGGAAGACATGTCGTTATTGTTGGGAGGAGTAATATCGTGGGAAAACCCCTTGCAGCGATCCTCATGCAGAAAAAAGAAGGAGCAGATGCAACCGTTACCATATGTCATTCGAGAACAAAGGATATTTCAAAACACACCAGAGAGGCTGAGATACTCATAGCTGCTATCGGTAGAGCAAAGGCAATTACTGCTGGTATGGTTTCAAAAGGGGTTGTCGTTATTGATGTGGGTGTGAATAGGGTTGACGATCCTACTTCAGAAAAAGGGTATAGGCTTGTTGGGGATGTCGATTTTGATGAGGTTAGCAAAGTGGCTGAAGCCATATCCCCTGTGCCTGGTGGGGTTGGTCCGATGACAATAACGATGCTCTTAAATAATACGGTAAAGGCGGCTAAGATACAGAATAATTTATAG
- a CDS encoding methyltetrahydrofolate cobalamin methyltransferase, with product MLIIGELINCTRKPIALAVKKRDAQYIQKIALDQEKAGAHYIDVNGGIVGEEVSCMKWLVETVQKAVDLPLSIDIPLPEAMEEGLKVYKNNKKPIINSITGEEERFKNTLPVIKKYHTKVIALCIDDSGMPKTTEQRVRIATLLVERLNKEGIDKKDIFIDPCIFPISVDNQNGIVAMNAIEEIKKAIDGVQIVCGLSNISYGLPDRKQLNQTFLVMAMLKGLDAAILDPCDKRLMASIISASALLGKDEYCMNYIQAHREGKIDV from the coding sequence CCCATTGCTTTAGCTGTGAAAAAAAGAGATGCTCAATATATCCAGAAAATTGCATTAGATCAAGAAAAGGCAGGAGCCCATTATATAGATGTAAATGGGGGAATTGTCGGTGAAGAGGTAAGTTGTATGAAATGGTTAGTTGAAACCGTACAGAAGGCTGTGGATCTTCCCCTCTCTATTGATATTCCCCTTCCAGAGGCTATGGAAGAGGGTCTTAAGGTTTATAAAAACAATAAAAAACCTATCATTAATTCTATAACAGGTGAAGAGGAGAGATTTAAAAATACGCTTCCTGTAATCAAGAAGTATCATACAAAGGTGATTGCTCTTTGTATTGATGATTCAGGGATGCCAAAGACTACAGAGCAAAGAGTGAGAATAGCCACATTATTAGTTGAGAGGTTAAACAAAGAAGGAATAGATAAAAAAGACATCTTTATTGATCCCTGTATTTTTCCTATTAGTGTCGATAATCAAAATGGAATCGTTGCCATGAATGCCATTGAAGAAATAAAAAAGGCAATAGATGGTGTTCAAATCGTTTGTGGTTTGAGCAATATTTCCTATGGCCTGCCTGATAGAAAACAGCTCAATCAGACATTTTTGGTCATGGCGATGTTGAAGGGTCTTGATGCCGCTATTTTAGATCCTTGTGATAAAAGATTAATGGCGAGCATCATTTCAGCCAGCGCCCTTCTGGGCAAAGATGAGTACTGCATGAATTATATTCAGGCTCATAGAGAAGGTAAAATTGATGTATAA